One region of Salinirubrum litoreum genomic DNA includes:
- a CDS encoding AMP-binding protein, with amino-acid sequence MHVLGDLVARERRSDHPALRTAGGRRYSYHDFCTTSYKAGNFLRYLGVRAGDTVAVEPDPVPEPTLTFFGAVQLGAATRFDPGVSRRPEVGGDPPRATVVPVERESAFSLPPGHKLAVYGGSPESPQVAHWEQEVWSENPAFPPTEVDPESPALLTADGSESSHEDLLAVARRVVAETGLGEHDEVAVRGSLSDPGVVAGGVIAPLLAGATVVFPAADEVCDVAVGEGPEEMVVDPDSLDV; translated from the coding sequence ATGCACGTTCTCGGCGACCTGGTCGCCCGCGAGCGCCGGAGTGACCACCCCGCACTGCGCACCGCCGGGGGGCGTCGGTACAGCTACCACGACTTCTGTACGACGAGTTACAAAGCCGGGAACTTCCTGCGCTACCTCGGCGTCCGGGCCGGGGACACCGTCGCGGTCGAACCCGACCCGGTGCCGGAACCCACCCTCACCTTCTTCGGCGCGGTGCAGTTGGGCGCGGCGACGCGCTTCGATCCGGGTGTCTCGCGTCGGCCGGAGGTGGGTGGGGACCCGCCTCGGGCGACGGTCGTCCCGGTCGAGCGCGAGTCGGCGTTCTCGCTCCCGCCGGGCCACAAACTGGCGGTGTACGGCGGGTCGCCGGAGTCGCCGCAGGTAGCCCACTGGGAGCAGGAGGTGTGGAGCGAGAACCCCGCGTTCCCGCCGACAGAGGTCGATCCGGAGTCCCCGGCACTACTGACTGCCGACGGGAGCGAGTCGAGTCACGAGGACCTGCTGGCGGTCGCGCGACGCGTCGTCGCCGAGACCGGGTTGGGTGAGCACGACGAGGTGGCGGTTCGGGGGTCGCTGTCGGACCCCGGTGTCGTCGCGGGTGGCGTGATCGCGCCACTGCTCGCTGGGGCGACCGTGGTGTTCCCGGCCGCCGACGAGGTGTGTGACGTGGCGGTCGGCGAGGGCCCCGAGGAGATGGTCGTCGATCCAGACTCGCTCGACGTGTAG
- the rbcL gene encoding type III ribulose-bisphosphate carboxylase, with product MGLTYEDFLDLSYEPRDSDLVCRFRIDPADDQTMESAASRVASESSNGTWAALDTGEDFTDMGATAFAIDGDEIGVAYPPGLFEPGNMPQILSCIAGNIMGMKAVDTIRLLDCEWPREVVEGFTGPGFGSSVREEIFGVEDRPITATVPKPKVGLSTKRHAEVGYEAWIGGLDLLKDDENLTDQSFNPFADRLAESFDARDRAQEETGEVKSYLINVTADTQTMLERTDMVAEAGGEYVMVDVVTTGWGAVQTVRDRCEELGLAIHAHRAMHAAFDRLPHHGVSMRVLAQISRLVGVDQLHTGTAGLGKLANEDTVGINDWLRSDLYGMRDVLPVASGGLHPGLVPKLLEATGPNICVQAGGGVHGHPEGTEAGARALRAAVEAAVLDEPLEVRAQESPELGAALEKWGTETPR from the coding sequence ATGGGACTCACGTACGAGGACTTCCTCGACCTGTCGTACGAACCGCGCGATTCCGATCTCGTCTGCCGGTTCCGGATCGACCCTGCCGACGACCAGACGATGGAGAGCGCCGCGAGCCGTGTCGCCAGCGAGTCCTCGAACGGGACCTGGGCCGCACTCGACACCGGCGAGGACTTCACCGACATGGGCGCGACCGCCTTCGCCATCGACGGCGACGAGATCGGGGTCGCGTACCCCCCCGGCCTCTTCGAACCGGGCAACATGCCGCAGATCCTCTCCTGTATCGCCGGGAACATCATGGGCATGAAGGCGGTCGACACGATCCGTCTGCTGGACTGTGAGTGGCCCCGCGAGGTCGTCGAGGGGTTCACCGGCCCCGGCTTCGGCTCCTCGGTTCGTGAGGAGATCTTCGGCGTCGAGGACCGCCCGATCACCGCGACGGTGCCGAAACCGAAGGTCGGCCTCTCGACGAAGCGCCACGCCGAGGTCGGCTACGAGGCGTGGATCGGCGGGCTGGACCTGCTGAAGGACGACGAGAACCTCACGGACCAGTCGTTCAACCCCTTCGCCGACCGACTGGCGGAGAGTTTCGACGCCCGCGACCGCGCTCAGGAGGAGACCGGCGAGGTCAAGAGCTACCTCATCAACGTCACCGCCGACACCCAGACCATGCTCGAACGCACCGACATGGTCGCCGAGGCGGGCGGCGAGTACGTGATGGTGGACGTGGTGACGACCGGCTGGGGCGCGGTCCAGACGGTCCGCGACCGGTGTGAGGAACTCGGCCTCGCGATCCACGCCCACCGCGCGATGCACGCCGCCTTCGACCGCTTGCCACACCACGGCGTCTCGATGCGCGTCCTCGCGCAGATCAGCCGACTCGTCGGCGTGGATCAACTCCACACCGGCACGGCGGGGCTCGGTAAGTTGGCGAACGAGGACACGGTCGGGATCAACGACTGGCTTCGCTCCGATCTGTACGGGATGCGCGACGTGCTGCCGGTCGCGTCCGGCGGGTTGCACCCCGGACTCGTGCCGAAGCTACTCGAGGCGACGGGCCCGAACATCTGCGTGCAGGCCGGCGGCGGCGTCCACGGCCACCCGGAAGGAACGGAGGCCGGCGCGCGGGCGCTCCGGGCGGCGGTCGAGGCGGCGGTGCTGGACGAACCGCTCGAAGTGCGGGCACAGGAGTCGCCCGAGTTGGGTGCCGCACTGGAGAAGTGGGGGACCGAGACGCCGCGGTGA